A segment of the Bos taurus isolate L1 Dominette 01449 registration number 42190680 breed Hereford chromosome 19, ARS-UCD2.0, whole genome shotgun sequence genome:
gctgacaaatgtccatctagtcaaagctatggtttttccagtagtcatgcatggatgtgacagttggaccataaagaaggctgagcaccgaagaatcaatgtttttgaactgtggtgttgaaaaagactcttgagaagcccttggactgcaaggagatcaaaccagtcaatcctaaaggaaatcagtcttgaatactcactggaaggactgatgctgaaactgaagctccaatactttcgccacctgatgggaagagccaactcattggaaaagaccctgatgctaggaaagattgaagacaggaggagaaggggacaacagaggatgagatgattggatggcatctctgacttgatggacatgagtttgagcaagccctgggagatggtgatggatagggaagcctggtgtgctgcagtccatagggtctcaaagagttggacacgactgagcaactaaacaacagcaacatgagCATCATTAAGGTCAACATCATCATTCTAACTTCTACTTGGGTAGGGGCCTTAGATTCTGTGGAACTCAGAGGTAATTATCAGCTTGTTCTGTGGTTCCCTTGAGGGGGAACCAGGACTCTGCTTTAtcgctgccctgggtcttcgttgctgcacacaggctttctccagttgcagagagAGGGGGCTGCTTTTCTTTGCAATGTGTGGTcttctcttgcagagcacaggctctgggcatgtGGCCTCAgtcgtggtgcacgggcttagttgccccgaggcatgtggaatcttcctggaccaggaattgaactcgtatcctgtgcattggcaggcagattcttagccccctggaccaccagggaaggccaagctattgtttctttttttttttttttggttgtcaaatgatcctttattttcctttttcctttgcagtTCTTAACTAGCAGGGCACTCCACTGCGCCACTGTTGATATCATCTATGATGTCATGAGGGTGGCGGCCATCAACATTGCAGCCCACAGACTGGGCGGTCCCCAGGATCTCTTTAATGGTTCCAGAAAGTTCTCTAGCTAGAGACCGGTGCCACATCTGCCGGGCAATGTTGACGATCTCATCAAAAGTAATGTTTCCACTGTGCTTAAtgtttctctgcttctttctgtcCCTTGGTGGTTCCTTGAGGGCTTTGATGATCagggcagaagcagaaggtaCCACCTCAATCTGGGCTTGTCTGTTCTGAATGGTCAGTTTCACTGTAATCCTCAGACCCTTCCAATCACCAGTTGCCTTGGCGATGTCATCACCAACCTTTTTTGGAGACAGACCCAGAGCGCCGATCTTGGGGGCCAGGGCAGACGTGGCACCAACTTCCCCACCGGTGCACCTCAGGTACACGACTTTTATCTCGTTGGGGTCGAACTTAGGCGGCATGGTGGAGGCGGCTGGTGTCGGATGAACCCGGATTCGGGACGACCGAAGAAAGTTGCACCTCTGCCTCCCCCGAGCCAAAAGCCGAAAGCCAagctattgtttctttttttttttttttttttttattttttttttaattttattttatttttaaactttacataattgtattagttttgccaaacatcaaaatgaatccaccacaggtatacatgtgttccccatcctgaaccctcctccctcctccctccccataccatccctctgggtcatcccagtgcactagccccaagcatccagtatcgtgcatcgaacctggactggcaactcgtttcttacatgatattttacatgttacaatgtcattctcccaaatcttcccaccctctccctctcccacagagtccataagactgttctatacatcagtgtctcttttgctgtctcgtacacagggttattgttaccatctttctaactgCTTTTCCTTTATCCTTGCTTTCCCTCTCCTGTTTTAAGATCATTAATTGCTGAGACCTGATCAAGGGCAAGCGCAGCCAGGCTTAGATGACAAAATACCTTAAGCCTAACTGGTTTCTTTTATGTCAAGAAAATCATGACTGGTTCTTTTTCTCCAGGGACCCCCCTACCCTATCTGCtttttccacccccaccccttcaccCCAGGAGCACATGCTAGAGGTCACAAAACTCTACGCTGTGAATTCAGTAGACATGGAAAATGACTTGAGCGTCTACTGCCTACACTTCCTCTCAAAGACTTGAAGATTTTCCCATCTCTGTGCATTAAACAGTGACTCAGAGCCTTCTTTTCCCCCCAAAGAACTCTGCTCTATTCCTCTCTTTGATAAGAGCCCAAGAGCATCTGAGCATTGCCAGAAGAAGCCTCTTGATCTTGCTCTGAATAACCAATTATCCGATTAGAATTCTATCAAGACTTCAAGAAAAAGAGGGCCACTCAAATTCCTGTCATAGCTGGGTGCTGAGTCTGCAAGGCTTGAGACAGTTCCCAGCTGAGGACCACAGCATCCGAACTCCAAGGCTACCAGGGTCTGAGTCACCACCAAAGACACagtcttttttagattttattggaatatagttggtttacaatattgtgtgtttcatgtgtacagcagagtgattcagttaatcatatatatgtatatacatatatccattctttttttacattctccTCCATTATAGgatattacaagatactgagtatagttccctgtgctatacagtcggtccttgttggttatctattttatagatagtagtGTGCATATTTTAATGCCCAAAAGAGtatcttaaaaaatttatttatttatttgtttggctgtgccagatcttagttgtggcatgcgaactctttGCTTGCTGCATGTAGGATATCCCTGATGGGAGCCCATGGTTTTAGCCTCtagattaccagggaagtcccccgaaAGAATATCTTGACATGGATTCACTGAGTTAACAAAGAAAGAGTTAACAAATCCTTAGAAACTCtcatgaaggacttccctggtggtccagtggctaagactccatgctcccaatgcaggaggcctggggttaatccctggtcagggaactagagcccacattctacaactaagagttcacatgctgcaactaaaatcctgcaagccacacctaagacccagcacagtcaaataaataaatataaaaagaaagaaagaaattctagcTAGTAAAATATATGTGAGGCTCCACAGCCTTCATCAAGCAGAGAAGTCTATAGCCCCCAGAAAGTTAGGAACCAGTGATCTAAGAGGTCTATCCTAAGCGTAT
Coding sequences within it:
- the LOC783641 gene encoding large ribosomal subunit protein uL11-like gives rise to the protein MPPKFDPNEIKVVYLRCTGGEVGATSALAPKIGALGLSPKKVGDDIAKATGDWKGLRITVKLTIQNRQAQIEVVPSASALIIKALKEPPRDRKKQRNIKHSGNITFDEIVNIARQMWHRSLARELSGTIKEILGTAQSVGCNVDGRHPHDIIDDINSGAVECPAS